Proteins found in one Paenibacillus borealis genomic segment:
- a CDS encoding ArsR/SmtB family transcription factor codes for MIDILELSMEHPDELVKVTHALSTELRLRMLELLNSRRMNVVELAEALEIPVSTSASNVKVLEQAGLIETELLPASRGSMKVCSRIYDDIKIIINVPERRAQAEQGDYCYEIAMPIGNFTACEVAPTCGMVSETGPIIVEDSPAGFFHPDRVQAQLLWLRKGYLEYRYPLEIPQGAAVRLIQFSMEICSEAPNYENDWPSDITLWINNVEVGTWTSPGDFGGRRGKLNPSWWIDTGTQFGSLKTWSVDNNRSTIDHKEISAVNLSQLKLAQQSHVDLRLGVKEDAVFKGGMNLFGRKFGDYEQDLVMKIFYTV; via the coding sequence GTGATCGATATTCTGGAATTATCCATGGAACATCCTGATGAGCTGGTGAAAGTAACGCATGCGCTGTCTACAGAGCTTAGACTTAGAATGCTGGAGCTGCTCAACAGCCGGCGAATGAATGTAGTGGAGCTGGCGGAGGCGCTGGAGATACCGGTATCCACCTCCGCCTCGAATGTGAAGGTGCTGGAGCAGGCAGGGCTGATTGAGACCGAGCTGCTGCCTGCTTCGCGTGGCTCCATGAAGGTCTGCAGCCGTATCTATGATGATATCAAGATCATCATTAATGTGCCGGAACGCCGCGCACAGGCGGAGCAAGGGGACTATTGCTACGAGATTGCAATGCCGATCGGCAATTTCACGGCATGCGAAGTGGCGCCAACCTGCGGCATGGTCAGTGAGACAGGGCCGATTATTGTGGAGGACTCGCCGGCGGGATTTTTCCATCCGGACCGTGTTCAAGCCCAGCTGCTCTGGCTGCGAAAGGGGTATCTCGAATACCGCTATCCGCTGGAAATTCCACAGGGGGCAGCGGTCCGCCTGATCCAGTTCTCGATGGAGATCTGCTCCGAGGCGCCTAATTATGAAAACGACTGGCCTTCGGATATTACGCTGTGGATCAACAATGTGGAGGTGGGTACCTGGACCTCGCCCGGCGACTTCGGCGGCAGACGCGGGAAGCTGAATCCTTCCTGGTGGATCGATACGGGGACCCAGTTCGGCTCGCTCAAGACCTGGAGCGTAGACAATAACCGCAGCACGATCGACCACAAAGAGATATCCGCCGTCAATCTGAGCCAGCTGAAGCTTGCACAGCAGAGCCACGTGGATCTGCGGCTGGGAGTGAAGGAGGATGCGGTCTTTAAGGGCGGAATGAATCTGTTCGGACGGAAGTTCGGCGATTATGAGCAGGATCTGGTGATGAAGATCTTCTATACTGTATAG
- a CDS encoding response regulator transcription factor — protein sequence MFKIMLIEDDITLFGEIRERLSQWSYEVYGITNFGKVLQEFTEVKPDLVVIDIQLPQFDGFHWCRILRAHSNVPIIFLSSRDHPSDMVMSMQLGADDFIQKPFHFEVLIAKIQATLRRVYNYSTERTELKTWRGAAIEFVKNTVTNNQGAALLTKNEMLILKILVERKDRIVDREEMIKSLWDNEHFVSDNTLTVNVNRLRKKLEPLGLEAFIETKVGQGYMATEEAAE from the coding sequence TTGTTCAAAATCATGCTTATTGAAGACGACATCACGCTGTTCGGGGAGATCAGGGAAAGACTGTCCCAGTGGTCTTATGAAGTGTACGGAATCACGAATTTCGGCAAGGTTCTTCAGGAATTCACGGAGGTGAAGCCGGATCTGGTGGTGATCGATATTCAGCTGCCGCAGTTCGACGGGTTCCACTGGTGCCGGATACTGCGGGCTCACTCTAACGTGCCGATTATCTTCCTCTCCTCCCGCGATCATCCGAGTGATATGGTCATGTCCATGCAGCTGGGAGCGGATGACTTCATTCAGAAGCCGTTTCACTTCGAAGTGCTGATTGCCAAAATTCAGGCCACGCTCCGCCGGGTCTATAACTATAGCACCGAACGCACAGAACTGAAGACCTGGCGCGGGGCAGCGATTGAATTCGTGAAGAATACGGTCACTAACAATCAGGGGGCAGCGCTGCTGACGAAGAATGAGATGCTGATCCTCAAAATATTAGTGGAGCGCAAGGACCGCATTGTTGACCGTGAAGAGATGATTAAGAGCTTATGGGACAATGAGCATTTCGTGAGTGACAATACCCTCACCGTAAATGTAAACCGGCTGCGCAAAAAGCTGGAACCGCTGGGGCTTGAAGCTTTCATTGAAACGAAGGTCGGACAGGGGTATATGGCGACCGAAGAGGCGGCAGAATGA
- a CDS encoding family 16 glycoside hydrolase, with protein MLKKLFTSLSASLCLLLVLTAIPAFAANGPVVWGTSSTITDINTFTDAGTDARGLRPGTFGAEYARMIKLANGDWLAVAAIYDNNGYTKVSWGGTRLQVFRSTDNCRTWSLMSTLWEDGRDLDNGQFVQLANGDILLAMRSVRWQESYKLRVYKSVNGGANWSFLSTIDENNGNAGSLGNPDKGVYEPHMQLLNDGSVAVMYASEKHVTENPSYSQIISEKISTNGGASWGNEIYVAWDPSNAGARPGMPVWSKMTNGQYIVAFEVCGTQNCRIFTKKSADGKTWSSGIGTQVSTNQQGGPYLLSLTDGRLLLSSNSNVLSLSNDYGTTWVDNDVPAFGNSWWTAMYQTGANEIAFVDSVERSVGGHNVQVRFGTLSGAYSNDFAASDNGWARYGGTWAVSGGTYNLSSVNADKSVLTPYPSKMNYTLEGDIRLNNAGQASLVFNLTGPGTGADSQKGYAAGIDSAGQVWLGRFNNNWTPLQSVATPIAVNTWYHIKVVVNSGNIKVYVGDMAVPKINLNDAVFTSGTIGVRGGFNNSVSFDNITVN; from the coding sequence TTGTTAAAAAAATTGTTCACCTCGCTGTCTGCTTCCCTGTGTCTGCTTCTGGTCCTTACAGCCATCCCGGCCTTTGCCGCGAATGGTCCGGTGGTGTGGGGTACCTCGTCCACCATAACCGATATTAACACCTTCACGGATGCGGGCACCGATGCCCGCGGGCTCAGACCCGGAACCTTCGGGGCGGAATATGCCCGGATGATCAAGCTGGCGAACGGGGACTGGCTGGCGGTCGCTGCTATCTACGACAACAACGGCTATACCAAAGTCTCCTGGGGCGGCACCCGGCTGCAGGTCTTCCGCAGTACCGACAACTGCCGCACCTGGTCGCTGATGTCCACACTGTGGGAGGATGGCCGTGACCTGGACAACGGGCAATTCGTGCAGCTGGCCAATGGCGACATTCTGCTGGCGATGCGTTCGGTCCGCTGGCAGGAGTCGTACAAGCTGAGAGTGTATAAGAGTGTAAATGGAGGCGCGAATTGGAGCTTCCTGAGTACAATCGATGAGAATAACGGCAACGCCGGTTCTCTGGGGAACCCGGATAAAGGGGTATATGAGCCGCATATGCAGCTGCTGAACGACGGCTCGGTGGCTGTCATGTATGCGAGTGAGAAGCATGTGACCGAGAACCCTTCCTACAGCCAGATCATCTCCGAGAAAATCTCCACCAATGGCGGAGCCAGCTGGGGGAATGAGATTTATGTGGCCTGGGACCCGTCTAACGCCGGGGCACGTCCGGGTATGCCGGTCTGGAGCAAGATGACGAACGGACAGTATATTGTCGCTTTTGAGGTGTGCGGAACGCAGAACTGCCGGATTTTCACCAAGAAAAGTGCGGATGGCAAGACCTGGTCCAGCGGTATCGGCACCCAGGTATCGACCAATCAGCAGGGCGGGCCTTATCTCCTCTCCTTAACCGACGGCCGTCTGTTGCTCAGCTCCAACTCCAATGTGCTCTCGTTAAGTAATGATTACGGGACCACATGGGTGGATAATGATGTTCCGGCGTTCGGGAATTCGTGGTGGACGGCGATGTACCAGACCGGGGCGAATGAGATTGCTTTTGTGGATTCGGTCGAGCGGAGTGTTGGCGGGCATAATGTCCAGGTACGGTTCGGCACGCTCAGTGGTGCGTACAGCAACGATTTTGCTGCCAGTGACAACGGATGGGCCCGTTATGGGGGGACGTGGGCCGTGAGTGGCGGGACCTATAACCTCAGCTCGGTCAATGCGGACAAATCCGTGCTAACCCCTTATCCTTCCAAAATGAACTATACGCTGGAAGGCGACATCAGGCTGAACAACGCCGGCCAAGCCAGTCTGGTCTTCAATCTGACGGGTCCAGGTACCGGTGCAGATTCACAGAAAGGCTACGCTGCGGGGATTGATTCCGCCGGGCAAGTCTGGCTGGGGCGCTTCAACAACAATTGGACACCGCTCCAGAGTGTAGCAACACCCATTGCGGTAAACACCTGGTATCATATCAAGGTGGTTGTGAACAGCGGGAACATCAAGGTATACGTTGGTGATATGGCTGTGCCTAAGATTAACTTGAATGACGCGGTGTTTACCTCGGGGACCATCGGGGTGCGCGGCGGTTTCAATAACAGCGTAAGCTTCGATAATATAACAGTGAACTAA
- a CDS encoding MOSC domain-containing protein produces MEHYIIDRRGAELVSITVGEITAINRYPVKSFAGEELEACQIESYGVQGDRYCAFYDMTKKDWWQYVTARKIPNMLNYQAEYIGGDIRVTAADGRVFGWDTELLNEIQSLTSTQITMSGFKAPHPEAKHPQLLSVDGASILLVTDKSMKKLEALWGKPVDQRRFRGNFVVEVSEDSLGEEEWLGRRLSIGGAELQVDSYCDRCVMITMNPDTLERDSSLLKQVNKEFNLNFGVYASVIRTGEVRLGDQVVLLPEGSAAE; encoded by the coding sequence ATGGAACATTACATTATAGACAGAAGAGGTGCGGAATTAGTGTCCATTACAGTTGGTGAAATTACGGCGATTAACCGCTATCCGGTGAAATCCTTTGCGGGAGAAGAGCTGGAAGCTTGTCAGATAGAATCTTACGGGGTACAGGGAGACCGGTACTGTGCTTTCTATGATATGACGAAGAAGGATTGGTGGCAGTATGTTACGGCCAGAAAGATCCCCAATATGCTTAATTATCAAGCGGAATATATCGGAGGGGATATCCGTGTGACGGCGGCAGACGGCAGAGTGTTCGGCTGGGATACGGAGCTGCTGAATGAAATCCAGAGTCTGACCTCCACGCAAATTACGATGTCCGGGTTCAAAGCGCCTCACCCGGAGGCGAAACATCCGCAGCTGTTATCTGTGGACGGGGCCAGTATTCTGCTTGTGACCGATAAGAGCATGAAGAAGCTGGAGGCGTTATGGGGCAAGCCTGTTGATCAGCGCCGCTTCCGGGGGAACTTCGTCGTGGAAGTGAGTGAGGATTCCCTTGGGGAAGAGGAATGGCTCGGCCGGCGATTATCGATAGGCGGTGCGGAGCTGCAGGTGGACAGCTATTGCGACCGCTGCGTTATGATTACGATGAACCCGGATACCCTGGAGCGGGACAGCTCACTGCTCAAGCAAGTGAATAAGGAGTTCAATCTGAACTTTGGCGTGTATGCTTCCGTGATCCGGACCGGGGAGGTCCGGCTGGGTGATCAGGTGGTTCTGCTGCCGGAAGGGTCCGCGGCGGAGTGA
- a CDS encoding glycoside hydrolase family 2 protein: MATEHYIKGYPRPQFVRDDWQSLNGEWDFRFDDANVGERERWNEQLNGDLKIQVPFTYETEASGIGETTFHPYVWYERELQLPADLNGKRVMLNFQAVDYTAKVWVNGCYAGGHQGGYAAFSLDITDYVNSAPGAANRLTVKAEDSQSCTQPRGKQRWVDENFECFYVQTTGIWQSVWVEYVSPSYLKAVKITPDLDNRSVRFEYQTQLADDNLRLETKISTGQKTFKQVSLHVDRAWLQLDVELTHEANGPWKLQSWSPASPVLYEVEFTLYKDNQIIDQVYSYFGLRKISIEQGKVLLNNTPVYQRLILDQGYWPESHLTPPSEEALVADIDAILAMGYNGVRKHMKIEDARFLYWCDVKGLLVWSEMAATFEFNDEAVENFTNEWTEIVRQQYNHPSIITWVPFNESWGIPQVYTNKLQQKFTEGIYHITKAIDPNRPVIVNDGWEHTISDIITLHDYEEHGDALLERYADSGSILGRAASFNNWKYAMAQGYEYRGQPVMVSEFGGIAFNTGEGWGYGEQVSSTEAFIERFRSIAQAIKDTPYICGYCYTQITDVQQEVNGLLTADRSPKIPLEVIRKVNLSLTE, from the coding sequence ATGGCAACCGAGCATTATATCAAGGGTTATCCACGGCCGCAATTCGTCCGTGATGATTGGCAGAGCTTAAACGGGGAATGGGATTTCCGGTTTGATGATGCCAACGTTGGAGAACGGGAGCGGTGGAATGAGCAGCTGAACGGGGATCTGAAGATACAGGTTCCATTCACTTATGAGACGGAGGCCAGCGGGATCGGCGAGACGACCTTCCATCCTTATGTGTGGTATGAGCGGGAACTGCAGCTTCCTGCTGATTTGAACGGTAAGCGGGTGATGCTCAACTTCCAGGCGGTGGATTATACCGCGAAGGTATGGGTCAACGGGTGTTATGCCGGAGGACATCAAGGCGGTTATGCAGCCTTTTCGCTGGATATTACGGATTATGTGAACTCTGCCCCAGGAGCGGCCAACCGGCTGACCGTCAAAGCGGAAGACAGCCAGAGCTGTACTCAGCCGCGGGGCAAGCAGCGCTGGGTGGATGAGAACTTCGAGTGCTTCTATGTGCAGACGACGGGAATCTGGCAAAGTGTGTGGGTAGAATATGTGTCGCCCTCTTATCTCAAGGCTGTCAAAATCACCCCGGATCTCGATAACCGCTCAGTCCGTTTTGAATATCAGACACAGCTGGCAGATGACAATCTCCGCCTGGAGACTAAGATCAGCACGGGGCAGAAGACGTTCAAGCAGGTCTCACTCCATGTAGACCGGGCCTGGCTGCAGCTGGATGTGGAGCTGACTCATGAGGCGAACGGTCCCTGGAAGCTACAGTCCTGGTCGCCGGCGTCGCCGGTGCTGTACGAAGTGGAGTTTACTCTGTATAAGGATAATCAGATTATCGACCAGGTATATTCCTATTTCGGACTCCGCAAAATTTCGATTGAACAAGGCAAGGTGCTGCTTAATAATACGCCGGTGTATCAGCGGCTGATTCTGGATCAGGGCTACTGGCCGGAGAGCCATCTGACCCCGCCGTCCGAAGAAGCGCTGGTTGCCGATATCGACGCGATTCTGGCGATGGGCTACAACGGTGTGCGTAAGCATATGAAGATTGAGGATGCCCGGTTCCTCTACTGGTGCGATGTAAAGGGCTTGCTGGTCTGGTCGGAGATGGCGGCGACCTTTGAGTTTAACGATGAGGCCGTGGAGAACTTCACGAACGAATGGACAGAAATTGTCCGGCAGCAGTATAATCATCCTTCGATTATCACCTGGGTGCCGTTTAACGAATCCTGGGGCATTCCGCAGGTCTACACGAACAAGCTGCAGCAGAAATTCACCGAGGGGATCTACCATATCACGAAAGCGATCGACCCGAACCGTCCGGTTATCGTCAATGACGGTTGGGAGCATACCATCAGCGATATCATTACCCTGCATGACTATGAGGAGCATGGAGATGCCTTGCTTGAGCGTTATGCAGACTCCGGCAGCATACTTGGCAGGGCAGCCTCATTCAACAACTGGAAATATGCCATGGCTCAGGGCTACGAATACCGCGGCCAGCCGGTGATGGTCAGTGAGTTCGGCGGCATTGCCTTTAATACCGGCGAAGGCTGGGGCTACGGGGAGCAGGTGAGCAGCACAGAGGCCTTCATTGAACGCTTCCGCAGCATCGCCCAGGCGATCAAGGATACCCCTTATATTTGCGGCTACTGCTACACGCAGATTACGGATGTGCAGCAGGAAGTGAACGGGCTGCTCACTGCGGACCGGTCACCGAAGATTCCGCTGGAAGTGATCCGCAAGGTCAATCTGTCACTTACGGAATAA
- a CDS encoding FtsX-like permease family protein, giving the protein MSLNYIILRNLKKNIRNYYLYVFALVFSVALYFSFVTLQSDPAMDAVSGSIKGGAAIGASSILLIAIVAIFLLYANTIFIKRRSKEIGLFQLIGLTKGKIFRLLSAENLILYFGSMILGIGAGFVMSRLILMILYKILAVEAQAKLRFSPEALQRTILVFAAVYVLIMIMNYTFIKAQSILSLFQATSTTQERIRKMPLWEIILGVLGIGFIAGGYYVSTQLFSGKFVTMTGLMAAMIVILALVIAGTYLFYKGSVSFIFNTIRNSKKGYLSINEVLSLSSIMFRMKSNSLLLTIITTVSALAIGLLSLSYISYYSAEATAKQSSPHDFGFARAAVKERFVQALDEQHIKYTEIEIHPVQIEVDAQHIMSKNNFDNPDDLILSTSVVSDSSVEGIDVLPGEVRIMGYDSTLDKFMGLDPGEVGLMTANGSIKQQLISLSADAILPYYYSGGAGVFVVDESVYQELAKSLDPKLQMKKEADNYYGIELLDRTQRDAAYQIYVDQHPAAPSFAQYEFELNQRTNMGLIMFIVGFLGLTFLITSGCILYFKQMDEGEEEKGGYTILRKLGFTQGDLLRGIQFKQLFNFGIPLVVGLCHSYFAVKSGWFFFGTEMLTPMFVVMAVYTVLYSIFGLLSVLYYKRVIRESL; this is encoded by the coding sequence ATGAGTCTGAATTACATCATCCTGCGTAATCTGAAGAAGAATATCAGGAACTATTATCTGTATGTCTTCGCTCTTGTGTTCAGCGTGGCCCTCTATTTCTCATTCGTGACGCTGCAATCCGACCCGGCTATGGATGCCGTCAGCGGTTCGATCAAAGGGGGTGCAGCCATTGGCGCTTCCTCCATACTGCTGATAGCCATTGTCGCGATCTTCCTGCTGTATGCCAATACGATCTTCATCAAGCGGCGCAGTAAGGAGATTGGGCTGTTCCAGCTGATCGGGCTGACGAAGGGGAAGATCTTCCGGCTGCTGAGTGCGGAGAACCTGATTCTGTATTTCGGGTCTATGATTCTGGGCATTGGTGCGGGCTTTGTGATGTCGCGGCTGATCCTGATGATCCTCTACAAAATTCTTGCCGTAGAAGCCCAGGCGAAGCTCCGTTTCTCTCCGGAGGCGCTTCAGCGGACGATTCTGGTCTTTGCTGCCGTGTACGTGCTGATTATGATCATGAACTACACCTTCATCAAAGCGCAAAGCATCCTATCGCTGTTCCAGGCGACATCCACTACCCAGGAGCGTATCCGCAAAATGCCGCTGTGGGAGATTATTCTCGGAGTGCTCGGCATCGGTTTTATTGCCGGCGGTTATTATGTATCCACACAGCTGTTCAGCGGCAAGTTTGTCACTATGACCGGCCTGATGGCCGCCATGATCGTCATCCTCGCTCTGGTCATTGCCGGCACTTATCTGTTCTATAAAGGCTCGGTCAGCTTCATATTTAATACGATCCGCAATAGCAAAAAAGGCTACTTGTCGATCAATGAAGTCTTGTCGCTCTCGTCTATTATGTTCCGGATGAAGTCGAATTCGCTGCTGCTGACGATTATTACGACGGTCTCTGCACTCGCTATCGGTTTGCTGTCCCTCAGCTATATTTCGTACTATTCGGCGGAAGCCACAGCCAAGCAGAGCTCCCCGCATGATTTCGGCTTCGCCAGAGCGGCCGTGAAGGAGAGATTCGTCCAAGCCCTGGATGAGCAGCACATTAAGTACACAGAGATTGAAATCCATCCGGTTCAGATCGAAGTGGACGCGCAGCATATCATGAGCAAAAATAATTTCGACAATCCAGATGACCTCATCCTCAGCACCTCCGTTGTCAGCGACAGCAGTGTGGAAGGTATCGACGTATTACCCGGGGAAGTCCGGATTATGGGCTACGACAGCACCCTGGACAAATTCATGGGACTTGATCCCGGAGAAGTCGGACTAATGACTGCTAACGGCAGTATTAAGCAGCAGTTAATCAGCTTATCTGCGGATGCGATCCTGCCCTACTATTATAGCGGCGGCGCCGGTGTGTTTGTAGTCGATGAGTCCGTGTATCAGGAATTGGCTAAGTCGCTGGACCCGAAGCTGCAGATGAAGAAAGAAGCGGATAACTATTACGGCATTGAACTGCTTGACCGCACTCAGAGAGATGCAGCATATCAAATCTATGTGGACCAGCATCCGGCAGCACCAAGCTTCGCCCAATATGAATTTGAATTGAACCAGCGTACGAATATGGGGCTCATTATGTTCATCGTCGGTTTCCTGGGCTTGACCTTCCTTATTACCTCCGGCTGTATTCTCTATTTCAAGCAGATGGATGAAGGCGAGGAGGAGAAGGGCGGATACACGATTCTGCGTAAGCTGGGCTTCACTCAGGGAGACCTCCTGCGCGGCATCCAGTTCAAGCAGCTGTTCAATTTCGGCATTCCGCTGGTCGTCGGCCTGTGCCACAGCTACTTCGCGGTGAAATCCGGCTGGTTCTTCTTCGGCACCGAAATGCTTACCCCGATGTTTGTGGTAATGGCAGTTTACACTGTGCTGTATTCGATCTTCGGCCTGCTCTCCGTGCTGTATTACAAGCGGGTGATCCGGGAATCACTATAA
- a CDS encoding sensor histidine kinase, whose translation MIRKYITEKRSWLLLLAVLQLIIIFVAYVDAAIPLLPVLYIVLLNVLLCLAFVFLRYSKETRFYRSLEAWDQTYDLHAVIEPGSPLERIVHEAVIAQTDRYKRESSANYQLLESEKDELLSWIHEVKTPLTAMQLMIERLPDETLQRQLMYEWLRIHHLLDQQLHQKRIPFMRNDLFIENVSLEPVLNKEIRALKSWCISKGIGFDVELEVEEVLTDGKWLAFMLRQLLTNAVKYSAASDILIRSGEKDGHTVLTIEDSGQGIDPRDLPRIYDKGFTSSRGRQDGAATGMGLYLTRQVAEPLLISIHAASVPGEGSIFTLTFPRENDFQRITGM comes from the coding sequence ATGATAAGGAAATACATAACCGAGAAGCGGAGCTGGCTGCTGCTGCTTGCCGTTCTGCAGCTCATTATTATATTCGTGGCTTATGTTGATGCGGCTATCCCGTTGCTGCCGGTGCTGTACATTGTGCTGTTGAATGTGCTGTTATGTCTGGCCTTCGTATTTCTGCGGTATTCCAAGGAGACAAGGTTCTACAGAAGTCTGGAAGCCTGGGATCAGACCTATGACCTTCATGCCGTGATTGAGCCCGGCAGTCCGCTGGAGCGGATCGTCCATGAGGCGGTTATCGCCCAGACTGACAGGTACAAACGCGAATCCTCCGCGAACTACCAGCTGCTGGAGTCTGAGAAGGACGAGCTGCTGTCCTGGATTCATGAGGTCAAAACGCCCCTCACCGCCATGCAGCTGATGATTGAGCGTCTGCCGGATGAAACTCTGCAGAGACAGCTGATGTACGAATGGCTGCGGATTCATCATCTGCTCGACCAGCAGCTTCATCAGAAACGGATTCCCTTTATGCGCAATGACCTGTTCATTGAGAATGTAAGTCTGGAGCCGGTTCTCAATAAGGAAATCCGGGCGCTGAAATCATGGTGCATTTCCAAGGGAATCGGTTTTGATGTGGAGCTTGAGGTGGAAGAGGTGCTGACAGACGGCAAATGGCTGGCCTTCATGCTCAGACAGCTGCTCACGAATGCAGTGAAATACAGTGCTGCCTCCGATATCCTCATCAGAAGCGGTGAAAAGGACGGCCATACCGTGCTTACCATCGAAGACAGCGGCCAGGGCATTGATCCCAGGGATCTGCCGCGGATCTATGACAAAGGCTTCACGTCATCGCGCGGCCGCCAGGATGGCGCAGCTACCGGAATGGGCCTCTATCTGACCCGGCAGGTGGCGGAGCCGCTGCTGATCAGCATTCATGCGGCATCCGTACCCGGGGAAGGGAGTATATTTACGCTTACTTTTCCCCGGGAGAACGACTTTCAGAGAATTACAGGCATGTGA
- a CDS encoding flavodoxin domain-containing protein, giving the protein MASLILYATKSGASEQCAFLLAEYIPGSTLCNLESEKPDIEKYERIILGAGVRDGKIYKPVRDFIKKNKPALLDKQMGYYICNEKPKKTEEIITDNIPEDLRQASVCIESFGGYKAYAAPAKDADQLKGIFVERIRTFSEHFK; this is encoded by the coding sequence ATGGCATCACTAATTCTATACGCTACCAAATCTGGAGCTTCAGAGCAATGCGCGTTCCTGCTGGCAGAATATATCCCCGGAAGCACGTTATGTAATTTGGAGTCAGAGAAGCCGGACATCGAGAAGTATGAACGCATCATTCTGGGTGCCGGTGTACGCGATGGCAAGATCTATAAGCCGGTCCGCGATTTCATCAAAAAAAATAAACCCGCGCTGCTCGACAAGCAAATGGGTTACTATATCTGCAATGAGAAGCCCAAGAAAACCGAAGAGATTATCACAGATAATATTCCGGAGGATCTGAGGCAGGCATCCGTTTGTATCGAGTCTTTTGGCGGGTATAAAGCCTATGCCGCTCCCGCTAAGGATGCGGATCAGCTCAAAGGTATTTTTGTCGAGAGAATCCGTACTTTTTCAGAACATTTCAAATAA
- a CDS encoding ABC transporter ATP-binding protein, with amino-acid sequence MVIMQANKIYKTYGNKFNKQEVLKGIDLQVNKGEFVGIMGPSGSGKTTLLNVLSSIDRVSQGTIEIEGKEFTGMKEKQLAEFRKQHLGFIFQDYNLLDTLTVKENVLLPLSITGIPKKEAHQKFEQVAGELGIYELKDKYPAEISGGQKQRTSAARAFVHDPSIIFADEPTGALDSKSASDLLNKLADMNLKRQATIVMVTHDAVAASYCSRVVFIRDGQIYTQLNKGDESRQSFFNDIINTQGVLGGAAQ; translated from the coding sequence ATGGTTATTATGCAGGCTAACAAAATCTATAAAACCTATGGCAATAAATTTAATAAGCAAGAGGTCTTGAAGGGGATAGATCTACAGGTGAATAAAGGGGAGTTCGTGGGAATCATGGGTCCTTCCGGTTCCGGGAAAACGACGCTCCTGAATGTCCTGTCCTCGATCGACCGGGTCAGCCAGGGGACTATTGAGATAGAGGGCAAGGAATTCACAGGGATGAAGGAGAAACAGCTGGCGGAATTCCGCAAGCAACATCTCGGATTTATCTTTCAGGATTATAATCTGCTGGATACGCTGACTGTGAAAGAAAATGTGCTGCTGCCGCTCTCGATCACCGGGATCCCGAAGAAAGAGGCGCATCAGAAGTTCGAGCAGGTGGCGGGCGAGCTGGGAATCTATGAACTGAAAGACAAATATCCGGCGGAAATTTCCGGCGGGCAGAAGCAGCGTACCTCGGCGGCGCGGGCGTTCGTGCATGATCCGAGTATTATTTTTGCCGATGAGCCTACAGGGGCTCTGGATTCTAAATCTGCGTCCGATCTGCTGAACAAGCTCGCCGATATGAACCTGAAACGCCAGGCCACTATTGTCATGGTCACCCATGATGCCGTTGCCGCGAGCTACTGCAGCCGGGTAGTATTCATCCGCGACGGGCAAATCTACACACAGCTGAACAAAGGCGATGAATCGCGGCAGTCCTTCTTCAACGATATTATTAACACCCAGGGCGTGCTTGGCGGTGCTGCGCAATGA